One window of Atribacter laminatus genomic DNA carries:
- a CDS encoding RCKP-type rubredoxin-like domain-containing protein, which produces MAVWVCESCGFEKEGRCKPQKCSNCGEKGSFNKREESQKKEG; this is translated from the coding sequence ATGGCGGTTTGGGTTTGTGAGTCTTGTGGTTTCGAAAAAGAAGGTCGTTGTAAGCCGCAAAAATGCTCAAACTGTGGCGAAAAAGGCTCTTTTAATAAAAGGGAGGAAAGCCAAAAGAAGGAGGGATAA
- the hisC gene encoding histidinol-phosphate transaminase, with protein sequence MSYFRKHLELIAGYQPGEQPQDGQFIKLNTNENPYPPSPLVIETLMENLNKHRLSWYPSPLCDELRERVSAVYGYPPDWILVGNGSDELLSIIFRAFLGKDDRVSYPYPTYTLYRVLALLQEANYEEIPFEKEYSLPKKILTSQAQLKVVCNPNSPTGTFLSTPVIDNLLKSSSCPIVVDEAYVDFARENALSLIKEYPHLIVLRTLSKSYSLAGIRVGFLIAHPEMIRGLLKVKDSYNVSWFSQKAATAALQDHHYMMNNVEKIKRTRREFSQAMSRLGYSVLPSEANFVMVQRPGDNLESEYLYLKKNHILVRYFSEWPDSLRISIGTDSNMQLLIQVLSAMLKDGKK encoded by the coding sequence ATGAGTTATTTTCGGAAGCACTTGGAATTGATAGCCGGTTACCAACCTGGGGAACAACCGCAAGATGGTCAATTTATTAAATTAAATACCAACGAAAACCCCTATCCACCATCCCCCTTGGTTATTGAGACCTTGATGGAAAACCTAAATAAACATCGCTTATCCTGGTATCCATCACCACTTTGTGATGAACTAAGGGAGCGAGTTTCAGCAGTATATGGGTATCCTCCCGATTGGATCTTGGTTGGAAACGGATCGGATGAACTTTTAAGCATAATTTTTCGGGCGTTTCTCGGAAAAGACGATCGAGTTTCTTATCCTTATCCGACTTATACTCTGTATCGAGTGCTTGCCTTGTTGCAAGAAGCCAATTATGAAGAAATACCTTTTGAAAAGGAATACTCTCTTCCTAAAAAGATTTTAACCAGTCAAGCTCAATTAAAGGTGGTCTGTAATCCTAACTCTCCAACCGGAACATTTTTATCCACACCGGTGATAGACAATTTACTCAAAAGCTCTTCCTGTCCAATTGTTGTTGATGAAGCTTATGTTGATTTTGCCCGAGAAAACGCTCTTTCACTTATAAAAGAATATCCTCATTTGATTGTTTTACGAACCTTGTCCAAGTCTTATTCATTGGCAGGAATACGGGTTGGTTTTTTGATTGCTCACCCTGAAATGATTCGTGGTTTGCTAAAGGTTAAAGATTCTTATAATGTAAGCTGGTTTTCCCAAAAGGCTGCTACTGCGGCTCTACAAGATCATCATTATATGATGAATAATGTTGAGAAAATTAAACGAACCCGGAGAGAATTTTCCCAGGCTATGAGCAGACTCGGCTACTCGGTGCTTCCCTCGGAAGCCAATTTTGTTATGGTTCAAAGGCCAGGAGACAACTTAGAATCGGAATATCTTTATTTAAAAAAGAATCATATATTGGTCAGATATTTTTCTGAGTGGCCGGATTCCCTGCGAATATCCATTGGGACAGACTCGAATATGCAACTTTTAATTCAAGTTCTGAGTGCAATGCTAAAGGACGGAAAAAAATGA
- a CDS encoding HAD family hydrolase, with the protein MTFKLMIWDLDNTLIGSSKLLWGAFNMVFEKYTGSKLSPKEIVQLYGPPESDVIEKIVGKKRKNQALEDFYTYYRENHDKLVDTFSQVFELIQKLRQKGIKQSLFTSKGRRSADITLKRLDIVKLFDLVVCGDEIPRPKPYPDGVVKIISYFSFSPEEVIYFGDSPLDIQSAHQAGVKGALVLWDSIHPDALGGEKPDFIFLDIPKLEEWIEQVYAGIE; encoded by the coding sequence ATGACATTTAAATTAATGATTTGGGATTTGGATAACACCCTTATTGGTAGTTCAAAACTTCTATGGGGTGCTTTTAACATGGTTTTTGAAAAGTATACCGGTTCAAAGCTAAGTCCAAAAGAAATTGTTCAACTTTATGGTCCTCCCGAAAGTGATGTGATAGAAAAAATTGTTGGAAAGAAGAGGAAGAATCAAGCTTTAGAAGATTTTTATACCTACTATCGAGAGAATCATGATAAATTGGTTGATACTTTTTCTCAGGTTTTTGAATTGATTCAAAAGCTTCGACAAAAGGGAATTAAACAATCGCTTTTTACATCAAAGGGAAGAAGAAGTGCTGATATTACTTTAAAAAGGTTAGACATCGTTAAACTTTTTGACTTGGTCGTCTGTGGTGATGAAATTCCTCGTCCAAAACCCTATCCTGATGGAGTGGTGAAGATAATATCTTATTTTTCCTTTTCTCCAGAAGAAGTGATCTATTTTGGAGATTCACCTTTAGATATTCAATCGGCTCATCAAGCAGGAGTAAAGGGAGCTTTGGTTTTATGGGATTCAATACACCCAGATGCTTTGGGTGGCGAGAAGCCCGATTTTATTTTTTTGGACATTCCAAAATTGGAAGAGTGGATTGAGCAAGTATATGCAGGGATTGAATGA
- a CDS encoding cytidylate kinase family protein has protein sequence MEKVGIITISRETESLGDEIATQLSKQLNYVCIDRDQLTLLLHEAHQEDLDENIDRQKFLIWAKNVKEILLKQIKRGPIIFLGRGGQTIFQNDHRAFHLLIVSSPELRLQRIMEKYRQDEVTASHILAELDRKREKFLLEALGADWKNPLIYHLVLNTAYYTVSQSCQIIQEAINNLGVHRTPKEQQLLFPNLDFGGKRVVFVHPSEEEFARILDFYRIKWLYEPRTFPLEWDSEGNVVEAFSPDFYLPDFNLFIELTTQKQKLVRKKNRKVKRLKDLYPNVKIKVIYSRDYTHLLRKFEVEEDL, from the coding sequence GTGGAAAAAGTAGGTATTATTACTATTTCTCGAGAAACAGAAAGCCTCGGTGATGAAATCGCTACCCAATTATCAAAACAGCTAAATTACGTATGTATTGATCGTGATCAATTAACCTTACTTCTTCATGAAGCCCATCAGGAAGATTTGGATGAGAATATTGATCGACAGAAATTCCTCATTTGGGCAAAAAACGTGAAAGAGATTCTTCTGAAACAGATTAAAAGGGGACCAATAATTTTTCTTGGCCGGGGAGGACAAACAATTTTTCAAAACGATCACAGAGCTTTTCATTTACTGATCGTTTCTTCTCCAGAACTTCGCTTGCAAAGAATTATGGAAAAATATCGACAAGATGAAGTCACCGCTTCCCATATTTTAGCTGAGCTGGATCGAAAAAGAGAGAAATTTCTTCTTGAAGCCTTAGGCGCCGATTGGAAAAATCCTCTTATTTATCATTTGGTTTTAAATACTGCCTACTATACGGTAAGCCAATCCTGTCAAATTATTCAGGAAGCAATCAACAATTTAGGTGTTCATCGTACACCCAAAGAACAGCAATTATTGTTTCCCAACCTTGACTTTGGTGGAAAACGAGTTGTATTTGTCCATCCTTCCGAGGAAGAGTTTGCTCGAATATTGGATTTTTATCGAATCAAATGGCTTTATGAGCCACGTACCTTTCCTTTGGAGTGGGATAGCGAAGGAAATGTCGTCGAGGCTTTTTCTCCCGATTTTTACTTACCGGATTTTAACCTTTTTATTGAACTCACCACTCAAAAACAAAAATTAGTCAGGAAAAAAAACCGAAAAGTGAAAAGACTGAAAGACCTTTATCCAAATGTAAAGATTAAAGTTATTTATTCGCGAGATTATACTCATCTTTTGCGTAAGTTTGAAGTGGAGGAAGACCTATGA
- the hpt gene encoding hypoxanthine phosphoribosyltransferase, with amino-acid sequence MIESKLGECVFAQSEIEERVKEVGAEISQDYMGKRPLIISILRGAIFFTVDLVRSLTIPFDLDFMALSNYKTGFKKVEIEKDLNEEVADRDVIIVEDIIDTGLTLNYLSRVMEKRFPSSVVTCTFLDCPDRRFIEVPIHYSCFEIPDIYVVGYGLDFRGDFRNLMEIYTLYDPSGRSTQILKQMGKGEP; translated from the coding sequence ATGATTGAATCTAAACTGGGTGAATGTGTATTCGCTCAATCTGAAATTGAAGAAAGAGTTAAAGAAGTAGGGGCTGAAATAAGCCAGGATTATATGGGGAAAAGGCCACTGATTATTTCAATCCTACGGGGTGCTATTTTTTTTACCGTGGACTTAGTTCGCTCGCTAACTATTCCATTTGATCTTGATTTTATGGCATTATCAAATTATAAAACCGGTTTTAAAAAAGTCGAAATTGAAAAAGATTTGAATGAAGAGGTTGCCGATCGAGATGTCATTATCGTAGAAGACATAATCGATACCGGACTCACTTTAAATTATTTAAGTCGGGTTATGGAAAAACGTTTTCCATCCAGTGTTGTGACTTGTACTTTCTTAGATTGTCCTGACCGGCGATTTATTGAGGTTCCTATACATTATTCGTGCTTTGAAATCCCGGATATTTATGTAGTTGGGTATGGACTGGACTTTCGAGGAGATTTTCGAAATTTAATGGAGATATATACTTTATATGACCCCAGTGGCCGGAGCACACAAATATTAAAGCAGATGGGGAAAGGAGAGCCTTGA
- a CDS encoding TlpA family protein disulfide reductase, with translation MNSSQSQAAAWRDVPPFSLYDLVGQEIPFSVDDQMIVVLFLSPECFTCDRELFAAQHLQKNLQFQLVPICVGCDWREVKRILESLNLDLQVYMGTDDLKAIWGFWEFPTAYLVDQNMKIVEKWQGKITVESLEKEILNNALAKEKTKRKKADGSTSPSACSDGVCY, from the coding sequence ATGAATTCTTCCCAATCGCAAGCAGCGGCATGGCGTGATGTTCCTCCCTTCAGCCTTTACGACTTGGTCGGTCAAGAAATACCTTTTTCGGTTGATGATCAAATGATTGTCGTTCTCTTCTTATCCCCGGAATGTTTTACTTGTGATCGAGAACTATTTGCTGCTCAGCATCTCCAAAAAAACCTTCAATTCCAGTTGGTTCCCATTTGCGTTGGATGCGATTGGCGAGAAGTAAAGCGTATTCTGGAATCTCTAAATTTAGACTTACAGGTATATATGGGTACTGATGATTTAAAGGCAATTTGGGGTTTCTGGGAATTCCCGACCGCCTATTTAGTGGACCAAAATATGAAAATTGTTGAAAAATGGCAGGGTAAAATTACTGTTGAATCCTTAGAAAAAGAAATTCTAAACAATGCTCTTGCCAAAGAAAAAACAAAAAGAAAAAAAGCGGATGGCTCAACTTCTCCATCCGCTTGTAGTGACGGTGTTTGCTACTAA